A single region of the Ornithorhynchus anatinus isolate Pmale09 chromosome 13, mOrnAna1.pri.v4, whole genome shotgun sequence genome encodes:
- the LOC114816021 gene encoding uncharacterized protein LOC114816021, whose amino-acid sequence MLKSQQKVIADLQQKLTEQQNTLISQQQEILEQQMKMYTQMDMIKVQYGMLFDSVKQMSFQSLQEDIQQYFQTHLQGLHKQVRNHLQTSYSVHKVGFDAKETGVGQPSLDCGPCESDEFCNFQKTPSWCEKCTLCPAGFFQMSECSANADRICQDRDECTESPNICGEKIKCLNTPGGFRCLGVAEKDAALGLCGEGYFFNKEMQECQACTACEEGAVAMPCAAISDTVCAAPRESRLSEAWAADVALPHTEAGDIPVYSGFNLKIEGEHPGEIGSVQDTRLVFRQHGLVWADLNFAVKHNCRNFLQLSLRLNSSEEGYELGGVRIEQPEGKYIQSTTLSSSAEVEPSQTLSVTLKSPNQFCNRSKDLNVYNLSTPLSIFWLSHDTGAVAMSAQMSTAVHYQTNHRPTLKIVSVSDPYMISLSHDGRGIKFTEAGVIKFVFHQALYSMGHTCVREGFSLISYITRNSTSIELVNVFKSGVNYRDTTLSSSGATKVHAGDLISFEILSPAQCSVRYFGDNSGVSMFSLIWIPSAVSTALSATVSVSGLPTGAVRNKVLDFNLVTSNENQIQLVSSGPMAQKYFVFTEKGIASIAFNLKLIHSCNVIKITLNERIRGQLQPAVLAQQIGGQMPEGSLWTSVGLRSSFEVHNGTTISVSLDCVRGRINQIAHEHGTSISILWISSQLS is encoded by the exons ATGCTGAAAAGCCAACAGAAGGTAATTGCAGATTTGCAGCAGAAGCTTACCGAGCAGCAGAACACACTGATTAGCCAGCAACAAGAAATTCTGGAACAGCAGATGAAAATGTACACTCAAATGGATATGATAAAAGTTCAGTATGGCATGCTTTTTGACTCAGTGAAGCAGATGTCATTCCAGAGTTTGCAGGAAGACATTCAACAATATTTCCAAACTCATCTTCAAGGACTTCACAAGCAGGTCAGAAATCATCTCCAAACATCCTACTCGGTGCATAAAGTTGGATTTGATGCAAAAGAGACTGGTGTCGGGCAACCTTCACTGGACTGTGGCCCGTGTGAAAGTGATGAATTTTGCAATTTCCAAAAGACACCATCATGGTGTGAAAAATGCACTCTGTGCCCTGCTGGCTTTTTTCAAATGTCCGAATGTTCCGCAAATGCTGATCGGATTTGTCAG GACAGAGATGAGTGCACTGAATCTCCCAATATTTGTGGTGAAAAGATAAAATGTCTGAATACTCCAG GGGGCTTCCGGTGCCTAGGAGTGGCTGAGAAGGATGCAGCGCTGGGACTGTGTGGTGAAGGGTATTTCTTCAATAAAGAAATGCAGGAATGCCAGGCCTGTACGGCGTGCGAGGAAGGAGCAGTGGCAATGCCCTGTGCTGCCATCAGCGACACCGTATGTGCAGCCCCCAGAGAAAGTCGACTCTCTGAAGCCTGGGCTGCAGACGTTGCCTTACCCCACACAGAGGCAGGTGACATCCCAGTCTACTCCGGCTTTAACCTCAAGATCGAAGGTGAACATCCAGGGGAAATAGGATCGGTTCAAGACACTCGCCTAGTCTTCAGGCAACACGGCCTGGTGTGGGCAGACCTCAATTTTGCTGTGAAACACAACTGCCGGAATTTTCTCCAGCTCTCCCTGAGGTTAAATAGTAGCGAGGAGGGGTACGAACTCGGCGGGGTTCGCATTGAGCAGCCAGAGGGCAAGTATATCCAGAGCACCACATTAAGCAGTTCAGCAGAGGTGGAACCCAGCCAGACCCTCTCGGTGACCCTGAAGAGCCCAAATCAGTTCTGTAACCGGAGTAAAGATTTGAATGTGTACAACCTCAGCACACCCCTCAGTATCTTCTGGTTGTCCCATGACACGGGGGCTGTGGCCATGAGCGCCCAGATGTCAACTGCAGTACACTACCAAACGAACCACCGCCCAACTCTTAAAATCGTCTCGGTGTCTGACCCATATATGATCAGCTTGTCTCACGACGGAAGAGGTATAAAGTTCACCGAGGCAGGAGTCATCAAGTTTGTTTTCCATCAAGCCCTGTACTCCATGGGCCACACGTGTGTCCGGGAAGGCTTTTCCTTGATTTCTTACATCACCCGTAACAGCACCAGCATTGAACTGGTGAACGTTTTCAAGTCTGGCGTCAATTACAGAGACACGACACTGTCATCCTCTGGGGCCACCAAAGTCCATGCCGGGGACCTGATAAGCTTTGAGATTCTGTCTCCAGCTCAGTGCAGTGTGCGCTACTTTGGAGACAACTCTGGTGTCAGTATGTTTAGCCTCATCTGGATCCCGTCAGCAGTCTCTACCGCTCTTTCGGCCACTGTTTCCGTTTCAGGGTTACCCACGGGAGCTGTCAGGAACAAAGTTTTGGACTTCAACCTCGTCACATCCAATGAGAACCAGATTCAGCTGGTTTCTTCCGGGCCAATGGCTCAGAAGTATTTCGTGTTTACTGAAAAGGGAATTGCCAGCATTGCTTTTAATCTAAAGTTGATCCACTCATGTAATGTAATCAAAATTACTTTGAATGAGCGGATCCGTGGTCAGTTGCAACCAGCAGTACTTGCTCAGCAAATTGGAGGTCAGATGCCAGAGGGAAGCCTATGGACCAGTGTGGGTCTCCGTTCTTCTTTCGAAGTCCACAATGGTACAACGATTTCTGTTTCCCTTGACTGTGTCCGTGGAAGGATCAATCAAATCGCTCATGAACACGGCACCAGCATATCCATTTTGTGGATCTCGTCTCAACTTTCTTAG